Genomic DNA from Thermotoga petrophila RKU-1:
AGCTGAGGATTTCTTTAAAAAGAAAAAGATCTCTTTGGTAGTGTGTAGTTCAAACCATGATGTTAAAGAAGAAGAAAAGTTAATTGAGATGCTGGTTTCAAAGAAAATGGATGGACTGCTGCTGGTTGGGGCAGGAAGTAGCAACCGAGTATTGAACAGCATCTTAAACAAGGTGAAAGTGGTTTTTGTGGATAGGGTATACGAAGGGTACGATGCACCGTATGTGGTTAGCGACAATTACAACGGTATGAAAAAACTTGTGTGGTATCTGGTGAAGACAGGACATAGATCGTTTGCTTTTTTAAATGGCGAAGAAGGAACGTACAGTGCTACGGAAAGGTTAAGAGGATTCGTGGATGCCCTCAAAGAAGCTGGGATAAAGGACTATGTGGTGTTCTTTGGACAATTCACCTACGAAAGTGGTTTTTCACTTGTGAAGAAGCTAGGGAAGATCCCCGATGCTGTCGTCTGTGGAAACGACCTTATGGCGTACGGGGCAATAGATGCCCTGGAGGAAATGGG
This window encodes:
- a CDS encoding LacI family DNA-binding transcriptional regulator gives rise to the protein MKKVTIKDIAREAGVSPSTVSRVINKSAPVRKELEEKVLEVIRKMGYTPNLVARSLRKGYTDTVGFIVPDITNPFFSLIIKGAEDFFKKKKISLVVCSSNHDVKEEEKLIEMLVSKKMDGLLLVGAGSSNRVLNSILNKVKVVFVDRVYEGYDAPYVVSDNYNGMKKLVWYLVKTGHRSFAFLNGEEGTYSATERLRGFVDALKEAGIKDYVVFFGQFTYESGFSLVKKLGKIPDAVVCGNDLMAYGAIDALEEMGYEVPKNVSVTGFDDLPFSKHYKPSLTTVRQPFHAMGYESAKILHWMISGKNKKNKKIVLETELIIRESTKGGSEYETSGNS